A part of Paenibacillus donghaensis genomic DNA contains:
- a CDS encoding ABC transporter permease, with the protein MARGFLKNIFTDKIMLLMVLPGTLWFLFFSYLPMFGTVIAFKEYRFSRDGFWASIVNSKWVGLDNFKFLFTTNDAYVITRNTLLYNAAFIVLGLILSVVMAIVLSEIVNKKLAKLYQTGMFLPYFLSWVVVGYFAFSFLSSERGMLNQVLDYFGAESVQWYSEKKYWPFILIFVYLWKAVGYNSVVYLAAIMGIDKSLYEAAMIDGASKFQQIRNITLPLLNPIITIMTLLAIGKIFYADFGLFYQVPRNSGTLYGVTNVIDTYVYQGLKTTGEIGMTTAAGLYQSVVGFVLVITSNYIVRRYNRDSALF; encoded by the coding sequence ATGGCCCGCGGATTTCTTAAGAATATATTCACAGACAAGATCATGCTGCTAATGGTGCTGCCTGGGACACTTTGGTTTCTCTTCTTCTCTTACCTGCCTATGTTCGGCACGGTTATTGCCTTCAAGGAATACCGCTTCAGCCGCGACGGGTTCTGGGCCAGTATTGTCAATAGCAAGTGGGTAGGCTTAGACAACTTTAAATTTCTGTTCACTACGAACGACGCCTATGTCATTACACGCAATACGTTGCTGTATAACGCGGCTTTTATCGTGCTGGGACTGATCCTTTCCGTCGTAATGGCGATTGTCTTATCCGAGATTGTCAACAAGAAGCTGGCCAAGTTGTACCAGACCGGTATGTTTCTGCCTTATTTCTTGTCCTGGGTCGTTGTCGGCTATTTCGCCTTCAGCTTCCTCAGCTCCGAGCGCGGTATGCTGAACCAGGTGCTGGACTATTTCGGGGCCGAATCGGTGCAGTGGTACTCCGAGAAGAAATATTGGCCTTTTATTCTGATCTTTGTGTATTTGTGGAAGGCCGTCGGCTACAACAGCGTGGTGTATCTGGCCGCCATTATGGGTATCGACAAATCGCTGTATGAAGCGGCGATGATCGACGGAGCCAGCAAGTTCCAGCAGATCCGTAACATTACGCTGCCGCTGCTGAACCCGATTATTACGATTATGACACTGCTGGCGATCGGGAAGATTTTCTACGCCGACTTTGGCCTGTTCTATCAGGTACCGCGGAACTCGGGAACCCTGTACGGGGTTACGAACGTTATCGATACCTATGTCTATCAGGGGCTCAAAACAACGGGAGAGATTGGCATGACCACAGCGGCAGGTCTGTATCAGTCCGTAGTCGGGTTCGTGCTAGTCATCACTTCGAATTATATTGTGCGCAGATACAACAGGGACAGTGCGCTGTTCTAG
- a CDS encoding carbohydrate ABC transporter permease, which translates to MSSVVRKKRDFHQLSKPWNVIFNLIAGIFAFLCVFPFLFVVIISLTDEGTLARDGYSLIPAKWSLGAYRYVFESGDMLLRSYGVTIFVTVLGTIISLLFISLYAYAISRKSFRYRNFFAFFAFFTMLFNGGLVPTYIIVTQFLGLKDTVWALIMPLAVNAFYIMILRTFYITSVPDAIVESGKIDGAGEFRIFLKLVLPLSLPGLATIALFSTLGYWNDWFNALLYIDDPNLVPLQSMLMRIETSMQFIMQNSQNSSLSLEAFRSMPQDTSRMAMVVLATGPIIFAYPFFQRYFIQGLTIGAVKE; encoded by the coding sequence ATGTCGTCGGTTGTCCGCAAAAAACGCGATTTCCATCAGCTATCCAAGCCTTGGAATGTCATCTTTAATCTCATTGCCGGTATCTTTGCCTTTCTGTGTGTATTTCCGTTCCTGTTCGTTGTTATTATCTCCTTAACCGATGAAGGGACGCTGGCGCGCGACGGCTACAGCCTGATTCCGGCCAAATGGAGCCTGGGTGCTTACCGCTACGTGTTCGAATCCGGGGATATGCTGCTGCGTTCCTACGGGGTGACTATTTTTGTAACAGTCCTGGGTACGATAATCAGCCTGCTGTTTATCTCGCTTTATGCCTATGCCATTTCACGCAAAAGCTTCCGCTACCGTAACTTTTTCGCTTTTTTTGCCTTTTTCACCATGTTGTTTAATGGCGGGCTTGTCCCGACCTATATTATTGTTACGCAGTTTCTGGGACTGAAGGATACCGTCTGGGCCTTGATTATGCCACTGGCGGTGAACGCATTCTATATCATGATCCTGCGCACCTTCTACATTACCAGCGTACCGGATGCTATTGTGGAATCCGGCAAAATCGACGGGGCCGGAGAATTCCGCATTTTTCTGAAGCTGGTGCTGCCATTGTCCCTGCCGGGGCTGGCTACGATTGCCTTGTTCAGCACACTCGGTTATTGGAATGACTGGTTTAATGCGCTGCTCTATATTGATGATCCGAATCTGGTGCCGCTGCAATCGATGCTGATGCGGATCGAGACCAGTATGCAGTTCATTATGCAGAATTCGCAGAACAGCTCGCTCAGTCTGGAGGCCTTCCGCTCCATGCCGCAGGATACCTCGCGGATGGCGATGGTTGTACTGGCGACTGGACCGATTATTTTTGCCTATCCGTTCTTCCAGCGTTATTTCATCCAGGGTCTGACGATAGGTGCGGTCAAAGAATAA
- a CDS encoding glycoside hydrolase family 3 N-terminal domain-containing protein produces the protein MSYTDPHMPVEERVEQLLGLMTLEEKAAQLVQPFGWQAYNHKDGEITLAESFKQQVKEAGVGSLYGMLRADPWTGVTLANGLSPREGAEAVNIIQRYVLEHSRLGIPVLIGEECSHGHMAIGATVFPVPLSLGSSWNLDMYRRVCRAVALETRSQGGAVTYSPVLDVVRDPRWGRTEECFGEDAFLISEFAVAAVEGLQGEDLKSGGSVGATLKHFVGYGSSEGGRNAGPVHMGRRELLEVDLLPFKRAVEAGAVSIMPAYNEIDGVPCTTNMELLEDLLRQAWGFDGMIITDCGAIEMLTAGHGVAEDGMAATVQSLTAGIDMEMSGEMYGRYIVEAVRQNLLTEALVDRAASRVLALKFRLGLFENPYADPQAAERVIGSEAHRQLAREAAAESIVLLKNEGGILPLSASTGTLAVIGPNADAGYNQLGDYTSPQPPSQVVTVLEGLRSRLGAAPERVLYAPGCRIRGESREGFAAALACAAQADTVIMVVGGSSARDFGEGSIDLKTGASKVTEHSWNDMDCGEGIDRLSLALSGVQLELIQEIYKLGKPVIVVYINGRPVTEPWIDEHAHAILEAWYPGQEGGHAVADILFGDVNPSGKLTLSLPKHVGQLPVYYNGKRSRGKRYLEENSQPRYPFGFGLSYTSFSYEELKVEPAEISAGEIATVTVNVKNTGQREGAEVVQLYVSDIASTITRPERELKGFSKIRLAPGEQQTLEFTVGPQQLQYIGADYQPVVEPGAFKIRVGRQVNDTLDADLTVRGERHGTH, from the coding sequence ATGAGCTATACAGATCCGCATATGCCTGTAGAGGAACGGGTTGAGCAGCTGCTCGGACTCATGACCCTGGAAGAGAAGGCAGCCCAGCTGGTTCAACCCTTCGGCTGGCAGGCCTATAACCATAAAGACGGAGAAATCACACTTGCAGAGTCTTTCAAACAGCAGGTGAAAGAAGCAGGGGTAGGCTCACTCTACGGCATGCTGCGCGCTGACCCGTGGACAGGAGTAACCCTTGCGAACGGCCTGTCCCCCCGGGAGGGAGCGGAGGCCGTCAATATCATCCAGCGTTATGTGCTGGAGCATTCCCGGCTGGGGATTCCGGTCCTGATTGGCGAAGAATGCTCGCATGGCCATATGGCTATCGGCGCTACGGTCTTTCCGGTGCCGCTGTCGCTGGGCAGCTCATGGAATCTGGACATGTACCGCCGGGTCTGCCGGGCGGTTGCGCTGGAGACACGAAGCCAGGGAGGCGCAGTCACCTATTCGCCGGTACTTGATGTGGTGCGCGATCCCCGCTGGGGGCGTACAGAGGAGTGTTTCGGAGAGGATGCTTTCCTGATCAGCGAGTTCGCCGTGGCAGCCGTGGAAGGCTTGCAGGGAGAAGACTTGAAGAGTGGTGGAAGTGTCGGCGCTACACTGAAGCATTTTGTCGGCTACGGCAGCTCGGAAGGCGGCCGGAATGCCGGGCCGGTCCATATGGGCCGGCGGGAACTGCTGGAAGTGGATCTGCTGCCATTCAAAAGAGCCGTGGAAGCAGGAGCTGTCTCCATTATGCCTGCCTACAACGAGATCGACGGTGTTCCCTGCACCACGAATATGGAGCTACTGGAGGATTTGCTCCGCCAAGCCTGGGGATTCGATGGCATGATTATTACGGACTGCGGCGCGATTGAGATGCTGACCGCTGGCCATGGGGTGGCCGAAGACGGGATGGCTGCCACTGTGCAATCGCTCACGGCTGGGATCGATATGGAGATGTCGGGTGAGATGTACGGCCGATACATTGTGGAGGCTGTCCGGCAGAACCTGCTTACGGAAGCACTTGTGGACCGCGCTGCGTCGCGGGTGCTGGCTCTGAAATTCAGGCTGGGACTGTTTGAGAATCCGTATGCCGACCCGCAGGCCGCCGAGCGTGTAATCGGCAGTGAAGCACATAGACAGTTGGCCAGGGAAGCGGCGGCAGAGAGTATTGTTCTGCTCAAGAATGAAGGCGGCATCCTGCCGTTATCCGCAAGCACGGGCACGCTGGCCGTGATTGGCCCCAATGCGGATGCAGGCTATAACCAGCTGGGCGATTACACCTCGCCGCAGCCGCCTTCCCAGGTGGTCACGGTGCTGGAAGGACTGCGCAGCAGACTGGGGGCAGCACCGGAGCGCGTGCTCTATGCGCCCGGCTGCCGGATCAGAGGCGAATCCCGGGAAGGCTTCGCCGCCGCCTTAGCCTGCGCAGCGCAGGCGGATACGGTCATTATGGTCGTTGGCGGCTCCAGTGCCCGCGATTTCGGGGAAGGCAGCATTGATCTGAAGACAGGTGCCTCCAAGGTAACGGAGCATAGCTGGAACGACATGGATTGCGGCGAAGGCATCGACCGGCTCTCGCTTGCGCTGTCGGGTGTGCAGCTGGAATTGATTCAGGAAATATACAAGCTGGGCAAGCCAGTAATTGTAGTCTATATCAATGGCCGTCCGGTGACGGAGCCATGGATTGATGAGCATGCCCATGCGATTCTGGAAGCCTGGTATCCGGGTCAGGAGGGAGGGCATGCCGTTGCCGACATTCTCTTCGGTGATGTGAACCCTTCGGGCAAGCTGACCCTCTCGCTTCCGAAGCATGTCGGCCAGCTGCCGGTGTATTACAACGGCAAGCGGTCGCGGGGGAAACGGTATCTGGAAGAGAATTCACAGCCCCGTTATCCGTTTGGCTTCGGGCTTAGCTATACGAGCTTCAGCTATGAGGAGCTTAAGGTGGAGCCGGCGGAGATATCTGCTGGCGAGATCGCGACCGTTACCGTTAATGTGAAGAACACAGGCCAGCGTGAAGGGGCGGAAGTGGTACAGCTCTATGTCTCCGACATCGCCAGCACCATAACCAGACCGGAGAGAGAACTCAAGGGCTTCAGCAAAATCCGGCTCGCTCCCGGAGAACAGCAGACGCTGGAATTTACTGTAGGACCACAGCAGCTGCAGTATATCGGAGCGGATTATCAGCCTGTGGTCGAGCCGGGTGCCTTCAAAATACGGGTAGGCCGCCAGGTGAATGACACGCTGGACGCCGATCTCACTGTGAGAGGGGAACGACATGGAACGCATTAA
- a CDS encoding alpha-mannosidase, with product MERIKRLIRELSEQQWLEVRELREWEILSSTYTVPGQYEQLQPYTQGDNFDLFPSIQGTTYFFRCVLEIPPEWKSGRAGLIFESGGEGLLRVNGQSRQGLDRNHTFVTLEANPDGSPLELEIELFDPIPEPVDPLNQQAVIQPPIRAIRSRLVRVNLPVQSLMYTATVIRDAAILLPEQDMRRARMLEALYQCMDGFLNINAADIRQGDRIASLEQQLRNRIKEIGGNAEGLIHMIGQSHIDIAWLWPARETVRKTSRTFSTVNALMEEYPDYQYAQSQPLLFQYLKDNDPVLYEQVKARIKEGRWELVGGMWIEPDLNIPSGESLMRQMLYGQRFYLEEFGRTSAIEWLPDTFGYCASLPQILKHGGIEYFMTTKLGWNDTNVFPYNLFHWVGIDGTAMLSYLNHGVNENTLPLDVHEHWQSFREKEQHNEQMLLYGHGDGGGGVTREMLEYIQRAELMVGQPASVYSNAAAFFEGIRREQPQLPQWRGDLYLELHRGTYTTHSRNKRNNRKAEILYREAELWQALAAPELGPEERKAYAEQLHAGWKLILLNQFHDIIPGSAITEAYETSEKEYKDIFARGTAVLEPVLADLAGRIDTAGAGRAYVVFNSLGWARDAVVELPAAAQAPNGEPLSAYVYDEHNHLLDCEWVAEAPEGASIIVRVPQVPACGYRTIWLRSQAEGTEAAPGVEVSPVHAETLLDCWETEYYRIQFNSQGEIARLYDKLAGRDIVKPGQTANRFHFFHDRPTLWDAWDIDSRYEAQPAGEAELAEKRVVSSGAVRDVLRFRWKLNHSEITQDLILYHQDRRIDFRTHVSWKESHKLLKVGFPIDVVTDKATYEIPFGALERPTHRNTSWEQAQYEVCGHRFADVSEHGYGVSLLNDCKYGYDVQGSTIRLSLLRAPKWPDATADLGEHDFTYSLYPHQGDWREAHTLRAAAELNHEPAIAAAEGKAARLPSTGTFAGFTGQHVVLDTVKPSEDGRGSILRLYESSGGRETVRLQWNQSVNEIFLANALEEEIEQVQHQEGAFELQFAPFEIKTICIR from the coding sequence ATGGAACGCATTAAACGATTGATCCGTGAGCTGTCGGAGCAGCAATGGCTGGAAGTTCGGGAGCTGCGTGAATGGGAGATTCTCTCGTCCACCTATACCGTGCCGGGACAATATGAGCAGCTGCAGCCTTATACCCAGGGAGATAACTTCGATTTATTCCCCAGCATCCAAGGCACAACCTATTTCTTTCGTTGTGTCCTGGAGATTCCGCCTGAATGGAAGTCTGGTCGAGCCGGGCTGATCTTCGAGTCTGGCGGGGAGGGGCTGCTGCGGGTTAACGGTCAGTCCCGGCAGGGACTGGACCGGAATCATACGTTCGTCACGCTGGAGGCGAACCCGGACGGAAGTCCGCTGGAGCTGGAGATTGAATTATTTGATCCGATCCCCGAACCGGTGGACCCCTTGAACCAGCAGGCCGTGATTCAGCCGCCGATTCGTGCCATCCGCAGCCGGCTTGTGCGGGTGAACCTGCCGGTGCAGAGTCTGATGTATACGGCTACTGTGATCCGGGACGCGGCGATTCTGCTGCCTGAGCAGGATATGCGCCGCGCCCGGATGCTGGAGGCGTTGTATCAGTGCATGGATGGATTCCTGAATATAAATGCAGCGGATATCCGTCAGGGAGACAGGATTGCTTCGCTGGAACAACAATTGCGGAATAGGATCAAGGAAATAGGCGGCAATGCTGAAGGCCTGATTCATATGATTGGCCAGTCGCATATCGATATCGCCTGGCTCTGGCCGGCCCGCGAGACAGTGCGGAAGACCAGCCGCACCTTCTCAACCGTCAATGCTCTGATGGAGGAGTACCCCGATTATCAATATGCCCAGAGCCAGCCGCTGCTGTTTCAATATCTGAAAGACAATGATCCGGTTCTCTATGAGCAGGTGAAGGCCAGAATCAAGGAAGGGCGCTGGGAGCTGGTCGGTGGAATGTGGATCGAACCCGATCTGAACATTCCAAGCGGCGAATCGCTGATGCGCCAGATGCTCTACGGCCAGCGCTTCTATCTGGAGGAATTCGGACGGACCTCGGCGATTGAATGGCTGCCTGATACCTTCGGCTATTGCGCATCGCTTCCACAGATATTGAAGCATGGCGGGATTGAGTATTTCATGACAACCAAGCTGGGCTGGAATGATACCAACGTCTTTCCTTACAATCTGTTCCACTGGGTTGGTATTGACGGAACGGCGATGTTGTCCTACCTGAATCATGGGGTCAATGAGAATACCTTGCCGCTGGATGTGCATGAGCATTGGCAGTCTTTCCGCGAGAAAGAGCAGCATAATGAGCAGATGCTTCTGTACGGGCATGGTGACGGCGGCGGAGGCGTGACCCGCGAGATGCTGGAATACATTCAGCGGGCCGAGCTAATGGTGGGTCAGCCGGCCAGCGTGTACAGCAATGCCGCAGCCTTCTTCGAGGGCATCCGGCGGGAGCAGCCGCAGCTCCCGCAGTGGCGCGGCGACTTGTACCTGGAGCTGCACCGCGGAACCTACACCACGCACAGCCGCAACAAAAGGAATAACCGCAAGGCGGAAATTCTGTACCGGGAAGCGGAGCTGTGGCAGGCTTTGGCTGCGCCGGAGCTGGGCCCGGAAGAGCGCAAGGCCTATGCAGAGCAGCTGCATGCAGGCTGGAAGCTGATTCTGCTGAACCAGTTCCATGATATTATACCGGGTTCAGCTATTACGGAGGCTTACGAGACTTCGGAGAAGGAATACAAGGATATCTTTGCTCGCGGAACAGCTGTGCTGGAACCAGTATTAGCAGACTTGGCGGGGCGGATAGATACCGCTGGAGCCGGGCGGGCCTATGTTGTCTTCAACAGTCTGGGCTGGGCCCGGGATGCCGTGGTTGAGTTGCCGGCCGCTGCGCAAGCTCCGAACGGAGAACCGCTGTCTGCCTATGTCTATGATGAGCATAATCATCTGCTGGATTGCGAATGGGTAGCCGAAGCGCCGGAAGGCGCAAGCATCATCGTGCGGGTGCCGCAGGTTCCGGCCTGTGGCTACCGCACGATATGGTTGAGAAGCCAAGCTGAGGGTACCGAGGCAGCGCCTGGGGTTGAAGTTTCCCCTGTGCATGCAGAAACACTGCTGGACTGCTGGGAAACCGAATATTACCGCATCCAGTTTAACTCCCAGGGAGAGATTGCCCGCTTATATGACAAATTGGCAGGCCGCGACATTGTGAAGCCTGGGCAGACCGCCAACCGCTTCCACTTCTTCCATGACCGCCCGACCCTATGGGATGCCTGGGATATTGACAGCCGGTATGAAGCTCAGCCTGCAGGTGAAGCTGAATTGGCAGAGAAGAGGGTGGTTTCTTCCGGAGCTGTCAGGGATGTGCTGCGGTTCCGTTGGAAGCTTAACCATTCAGAGATTACCCAGGATCTGATTCTTTATCATCAGGACCGGCGGATCGACTTCAGAACACATGTCAGCTGGAAGGAGTCGCATAAGCTGCTTAAGGTCGGATTCCCGATAGATGTTGTGACAGACAAAGCCACTTATGAAATCCCCTTTGGCGCACTGGAGCGACCCACACACCGAAATACGAGCTGGGAGCAGGCGCAATACGAAGTGTGCGGCCACCGTTTCGCGGATGTCTCCGAGCATGGCTACGGAGTCAGCCTGCTGAACGATTGCAAATATGGCTACGACGTTCAGGGCAGCACCATTCGCCTGTCCCTGCTGCGCGCTCCGAAATGGCCGGATGCCACGGCGGATCTTGGAGAGCATGATTTCACCTATTCACTCTATCCGCATCAGGGGGATTGGCGGGAGGCTCACACCCTGCGTGCAGCTGCTGAATTGAATCATGAGCCGGCAATAGCAGCAGCTGAAGGGAAGGCTGCAAGGCTGCCCTCGACCGGAACGTTTGCCGGATTCACGGGACAGCATGTGGTGCTGGATACGGTGAAGCCTTCCGAGGACGGCCGCGGCAGCATTCTGCGGCTATATGAATCATCAGGAGGGCGCGAGACGGTGAGACTGCAGTGGAATCAGTCAGTTAACGAAATCTTCCTTGCAAATGCACTGGAAGAGGAGATAGAGCAGGTGCAGCATCAGGAGGGAGCCTTTGAGCTTCAGTTCGCACCTTTTGAGATTAAGACAATCTGCATCCGATAA
- a CDS encoding glycoside hydrolase family 125 protein, with protein MEQFRLPKITMPKLELPQAVQEVLAEAEEKLAHRPKLLQLFRNCFPNTLETTTKLLDDGTTFVITGDIPASWLRDSVEQVIHYVPLAAKDPELQRIIGGLIKRHIQYILIDPYANAFNESANDWHWNTTDVTDMSSWVWERKFEIDSLCFVIRLAYTYWKETGLTDFFDAGFKAALRRITDLFRTEQRHWEQSPYRFTRSNGIPEDSLRNSGLGMPVNYTGMIWSGFRSSDDACDFHYNIPGNMFAVVALRQMQEFAEWVFRDLDFLAELKELEFEVDHGIKLYGIYRHPEFGPIYAYETDGYGNYCLMDDAGTPGLISIPYLGYTTADDPIYQNTRRFALSKENPFYYEGKVASGIGSPHTPQHYIWHMALSMQGITAQSVEEKLELIQLLENTDGGTGFMHEGFHADDPNVYTRSWFAWSNSLFSQLVYRAMKEGIL; from the coding sequence TTGGAACAATTCAGACTGCCCAAAATAACGATGCCTAAGCTTGAGCTTCCGCAAGCCGTTCAGGAGGTGCTTGCCGAAGCTGAGGAGAAGCTGGCTCATCGTCCCAAGCTGCTGCAGCTGTTCAGGAACTGCTTTCCGAACACGCTCGAAACCACCACGAAATTGCTGGATGACGGGACTACCTTTGTCATTACCGGCGACATTCCGGCATCCTGGCTGCGCGATTCGGTGGAGCAGGTGATTCATTATGTGCCGCTTGCCGCCAAAGATCCTGAGCTGCAGCGTATCATCGGCGGGCTGATCAAACGCCATATTCAGTACATTCTCATCGATCCTTACGCCAATGCGTTTAATGAATCGGCCAATGACTGGCACTGGAATACAACCGATGTTACCGACATGTCTTCCTGGGTGTGGGAGCGGAAGTTTGAGATTGATTCCTTGTGTTTCGTGATTAGACTTGCCTACACCTACTGGAAAGAGACTGGACTTACCGACTTCTTCGATGCCGGGTTTAAGGCTGCGCTGCGGCGGATTACGGATCTGTTCAGAACAGAGCAGCGCCACTGGGAGCAGTCTCCTTACCGGTTCACCCGCAGCAACGGAATTCCGGAGGATTCCCTCCGCAACAGCGGGCTAGGCATGCCTGTGAATTATACCGGCATGATCTGGTCTGGCTTCCGCTCCAGTGATGACGCCTGTGATTTCCACTACAACATTCCCGGCAATATGTTTGCGGTTGTAGCCTTGCGCCAGATGCAGGAGTTTGCCGAGTGGGTCTTCCGCGATCTGGATTTCCTTGCCGAGCTGAAGGAGCTGGAGTTCGAGGTGGATCATGGCATTAAGCTGTACGGTATTTACCGCCATCCTGAATTCGGGCCAATCTATGCCTATGAGACGGATGGATACGGCAACTACTGCCTGATGGATGATGCCGGAACACCCGGGTTGATATCGATTCCCTATCTGGGTTATACCACTGCGGACGATCCGATTTACCAGAATACGAGAAGGTTTGCACTCAGCAAGGAGAATCCTTTCTATTATGAAGGAAAGGTTGCTTCAGGCATTGGCAGTCCGCATACCCCCCAGCATTATATCTGGCATATGGCCTTGTCCATGCAGGGCATCACGGCGCAGAGCGTGGAAGAGAAGCTGGAGCTGATTCAATTGCTGGAGAATACGGATGGCGGAACCGGGTTTATGCATGAAGGCTTCCATGCCGACGATCCCAATGTCTATACCCGCAGCTGGTTCGCCTGGTCGAACAGCCTGTTCTCGCAGCTGGTCTACCGGGCGATGAAGGAAGGGATTCTATGA